Below is a window of Arabidopsis thaliana chromosome 2, partial sequence DNA.
GTTCTGGAAACTTGAAAGCAAGATCTTTCCAAGGACATAAAGATCATCTTCTAGTTCCTTGCTGGTTGATGGGAAATTGCTTCCAAAGTTGGCTGTTTGCAGGTTTGTTACCTTCCGGCTCTGTCTTGGTAAATTGGCTATAACTTTCAAACTGTTAACCTAAACCGTGATCCGTTTTTTCATGTGGTTTCGTATGACTGTTGTTGATATTCCCAccaattttttcaattttctggGTTGAGTTGCCACTCCGTTTATGCTCTGAATCAAGACAGACGAAAACTAGAGTGAAGGTGAAGGCAATGCAAAAAAAAGCCGATGTAGAGAACGATTGGCAAGAAGAGCTGAAACAAACAGCAAAGCTTTTGATGTCGACAAAAGTACCTAGTTAAttgatctttctttattttctgaaattaagtttttagtgatttgtttttgaatctgAAGACTGTAAAATACAAATGGTATTCAACACTTGCAAGTCCATTGTTACATGTTATGGTTTAATTTCTTGTGCACCATGTTATGAGCCTGCACTATTCATCCATTTCTTTTGTACCATGTTTTGAGCATGCACTATTCCTCCATGTAACCAAATAAGATTAATATTATGCAACTTCGAAGCAAACCGAACCTCACAAGTCGATTTATCATATTCTACTATACCTACAAAACTCAAAGATTTTATGGATATTTGAAATCAAGTTCGTTATCGAGAGATGCATCTACAATTGAAAGGTGATTTGGTTGAGCATATATGCAAAACAAATTGCAACAATCGACAGAACAACTGATCGTTATTccgatttttgttttacacatctattttaaaatgtttcaaaataatgtatgtttaatattttatgatttgcaaataattattaagttatatgaaataaataattttaaaataataatattttttcagaGAACCTACATAAGAAAGACTACCATTAGagtatgaaaaacaaaaaaaaatacacaaaaactctcttgtaacatttttggaaatttaatcattaaaaaatgGAGAGAGCCCATAGAGAGGCTCTCTccattggagatgctctaagTTCTTCAAGTGGGCAAGAAGAGAAACCGTTTAAGTACCTTCCTTTTGGCGGCGGGAGGAGAGGATGTCCTGGAGGTAATTTAGCTTATATATTTGTTGGAACTGCAATTGGAGTGATGGTGCAGTGCTTTGACTGGAAAATCAAAGGAGATAAAGTCAACATGGAAGAGACTTTTGAAGGAATGAACCTAAGCATGGTTCATCCACTTAAATGCACTCCAGTTCTTCGAAGccaaccttttttttaatcttactTGGTTACTTCTAAACTCCATGTATACTCATCTGGGGAACATGTAATAACTttgattaatttcttttgttctatAGATCTTCAAAGACATTCGATTACAAAAGTATTCTAATTTTGCTTTCTCCAAACCTAATTTTCGTAGTTAATGCaaacctgaaaaaaaaaaccaaaatttaatggAATAATTTTacgaaattgaaaatttaagaaCACAATTTATATGTAAATGTAATTCGGGtacatttaattatatttagctataattttattacaaataaCATATCTTAAATAACATAGttattagaaaattaattatatttatcaaaagagaaattatAATGGATATGCTCAGATAAATGAATAATTAAGT
It encodes the following:
- a CDS encoding uncharacterized protein (unknown protein; FUNCTIONS IN: molecular_function unknown; INVOLVED IN: biological_process unknown; LOCATED IN: chloroplast; BEST Arabidopsis thaliana protein match is: unknown protein (TAIR:AT5G22608.3).), with product MCKSQIFPILLSGSTSKKYRISQHSSHSSDSSYSDASRPERCSGNLKARSFQGHKDHLLVPCWLMGNCFQSWLFAVATPFML
- a CDS encoding uncharacterized protein (unknown protein; FUNCTIONS IN: molecular_function unknown; INVOLVED IN: biological_process unknown; LOCATED IN: chloroplast; BEST Arabidopsis thaliana protein match is: unknown protein (TAIR:AT5G22608.1); Has 35333 Blast hits to 34131 proteins in 2444 species: Archae - 798; Bacteria - 22429; Metazoa - 974; Fungi - 991; Plants - 531; Viruses - 0; Other Eukaryotes - 9610 (source: NCBI BLink).), whose amino-acid sequence is MCKSQIFPILLSGSTSKKYRISQHSSHSSDSSYSDASRPERCSGNLKARSFQGHKDHLLVPCWLMGNCFQSWLFAGLLPSGSVLVNWL